The window TGCTCACGTGGGATCCACAATTCAATAAAGGCATGTTACGATCATCTCATTGATTAGCAAGTTATTATTCACGTCCATTATGAATGTCACCTATTAGACGTTCATATATGTAAAATACTTCTGAAAGTGTTTTCAATGCATTAATTCTCTGAGGATTATAATATGACAAGTCAACTCTCTCACGGTGATGATTGAATGTTATTCAAGAAATTATACGAAACAATCAACATTCGCTCTATAGGTATCAAACTTTTCATTTCCTATTGTAAAACTCTCACGGTAGAATTTACAAGGAAATGTGATACATGTCCTAAGAATCATCCTTAATGACGGGGCAATCGAATgggaaaatggaaaaaggatCTAAATGGCGAGGGAATTAGAAAAAACGTGTACATATATATTTGGATTAGTggatttaaaattagaatttatagttgaattataatttcaatttcattagaattgatattaattacgatttaatttcaatatttggaaaatttgtaattcaatctccatttattattttaaaaaagaatataataaaatgaatttgaatatatattatttatattattaaaatattggtttcAGCAAAGGCAAATACAATGTCAAGGAAGAGAGAAAATTGCTCTAGAGATTTTAGGTTTTCGGCGAAATTCTGGCAGCAAATTCTCTCATCACGAATACACAAATAACATGATCGACACGAATAACATGATCGGCACGATTTGCACAGTATCAAGGTCGTGGTTCTCTTATTGTGATCACGTTGTTAGTTGCTCAGTGTCGCTTGGCAAACGTgcgcacgatcggcacaatctgCACGAACGACACGGTATTGGCTCTAATTACTAGGTCGGTCATTAATCGACAAatcttggttggaaggttagggtttctagtttaCCCTATTTTGTATAGCTAGGGTTTCTGGTATACCCTATTTTGTAATTGCTTTTCTTTGTTGCTTTGTtctgtttttcattaaaatgagaagaaaagaaaagtaataaatatGAGGAAGTCAAggaatttgtgatggaaggtttaagggaggtagctgaaaagaaaattgataaaattgctGAAGAAATAATCTAGGAAAAACAAGAATGTAGAAAGGGTAAGGAACCAATTGCTgttaaaaattttgaagaaaatgcTGTAGGAAAATaggggaagaaagaaggaatttggaaggttggttataatgaaagagccaacTTATTTGGTCTTAAAAACCAGATTACTAAACTCTTAATGCATGCTAAGAAGGGAGAAATCacaatcagtaaagagaaaGCTCAGCAAATAACAGtcaaactcaatattcattatctttagGACTGGAATTTacttaagaaaatataatatgaggagatagttaaatggtcatttgatgcaatgaaggagtttatgaaggctcccaaaactaagacctacactatcaggattaattcaacatggaaagtcaaTGGGGTATGGAAGAATAAACTAGAAAAGAAATCTGAAGATCATGCttacaaaggaaaaatctacttggggatatccaaacaaaggtagaggtactcaactctccttttgaatttaaattaccttctaaagtagaggagaaatgtattgaagagTGGGAGTTTATGGTAGTTGGAAACTTCATtgggaaaaatatattatcattccCAAGAACCAAATAGGCTTTAATTAACAATGGGGAGAAAGGGGGCTTGAAAAGGTTTTTACAAACATACATGACTTCTACTTCCTGTAGTTTAAAAAGGgctcaaatttgaaataaatcttagagaatgggcatacttacataggatcaaattgcatgaatCTAGAAAAGTGGTCAGAACAGATGAATCTACAGAGCAGACCAAAGGAAACTAGccagatttggttcaagctctAGAACATTCCATCCCACATGTACAATGTTGAAGCGATTTGTCACTTTGCAGGTACATTTGggaaacaattatatatagacTCAATAACTGAAGAAGGAGAGCACTTGTCCTTTGCTATAATTAGTATTAAAGTGCATCCTAGGAGTGTCATGCCAATGAAAATGGCAGTTattgacagaaaaggaaaacacaatgtcatggagatctcttatgaatggaaatcAAAAAGGTGTATTTTCTGTAACACTTTTCTgtacaataaatgtgataaagccaAAGAAGAAGGGCAAAAAAGTCAGgaaacagaaaataaaaaaaaaaggaaacagaggaggctaaactcaaagatcaaacatttgtagaagaaagcaagaaggattctgagaaaaaggaaagcagcgaaagaaagaaagtaaagggaatcaaggtgaaaaggaaaagaattttttttgtaatacaAAGTATTAGGcctaaaatggaagatgaacctcaagctgttgttgaggaaactcaagatgaaaacacccagaatttcaaagctgaaatagagaattctaaaaccgataaagaagattccaaaatcGATGTGGAATCTGAAGCTGAAgttgaagataaggaagacaagaatacagaaattcaagttgaagataacaaaggtaaaagccctTAAATTCTCAtaaacaattctttctatcaaatcaaaacgggctcgtacaaagagataattcaaaatgagaaacaataatactcatcatcctcttcaatcaATCTGcttttatcgttagaggaagagaaagataaaagaaaagaaggtCTCACAATGAAGATAGATGACATGCGAAAATCTCAGACTATGATGGATATGTGTGAATGTAATCTTttatgtttgtaatctctgtttttttagaatgtatgaatgctactaattagtttttttagggtattttgattgtcatccttaatcatatataaggtttgtctagctttgatttctgaccctcccacttttgagattttaatgaaatggttttaactgtttaccaaaaaaaaatattgatttcaaTCAAGTTATTAATAtggttcaatttttattaaggaaaataatatttgttcgaCGGGttaatattttactaaattcataaaaatagaTATTGGTTTTGCAtgttaaattctaaaaatttgttttgaaatgttaattttctaaattcaaaaaatatatatttatttgaaattttaacttattaaattaaaattaaatatttgttcaacattttaattttttaattcaaaaatatcgATTCAACATATCAATTGTGTTGTaagtgataaaataataaaatatttttgtttaaaagtcatagagaaaaatattaaaattaaaatttttaactaaaaaagtataattataaattataaaatcacattggtttgaattatattgaaattataattcaaattttatttttaaatattatatcaaacttaagaattgaaattgcaCTCTAATTCTAATTTCATGGCTAAAAAACTCATCCTAATTAAGattcaaattatgatttttatcaTCTTCCCTATGTGATTCAAATTAAGTTTTGCCCTAGTTTTTTAAAAGTCTTATTAGTGATCCATGTGGCACGAGTCATCCACCGTGGGTAGTAACATATGGATATTTCCTCTTTCTAGTCTAGCGGTTATTTATGGGACTACATTTAGTTAAATTAGTTAACTTTGTTTACAAGTTATGTACTTAACCTGTAGAATTAGTAGTATTATGAATGAGAAGTGGACccagtatttaaaaaaaacatattggTCCTAATGAAAATATAAGAATGTGGGTTTCATTTCTTTCCTCCAAATCTTTGACacaatttaaaatgatatgacattgttttttggCCTCATAGTCTCTACAATGAACATGCCCTCTTGTTAAACTAATTGTGATTATCTTCTAGTTCTTAAGAATAAAGATATTCATTTCATACAAGAGCATCTCTGATcttctaaataaaattgaagaaaataggGGATGGATAGAAAGTTTAAGGTTGAGAAAGGCATATAAACATTATAACATGATAAATTACTATCGAAAAAGAACCTTAATTGATCGTTCCGAAGACATTTTATCAATCTAAATCTTGACTTTCTTACTGCATAATTTGTAGTTTTATAGATTTTGATGTttgttttgagttttttttctattattgatTGACTACTGACATGATTGTTTTTGTTATGACTAACTTAGGATAACTCATGGTCtaacttattttgttatatttttgattgattttCACTAATTGTTTTACACTTAACAATATTTGGATTAACGAAAAAGGTTTCATCCTTAAAAAAATAGTGCATGCATTTGTATAAAAAACACtttcattcaaaattttcttaaatattgtaaaattcTTATTAGTTATTTCAATTGTCATatgtaaattaaatattacaattgtaacaatttaaccaaaaaaaactaTAGGCATAAATTTCTATGTGATGgttgttaattatttaattatacagATATTTGTGACACTAgcttaaataaaagtttaaagtggttttgtaaaattttaaggGTTTATCTTAACCTTTAACTCTTTTTgtttctatatattttaaaggatGATTCCATCTAGCAGCGTTCATCAACCATGCATGGCCCTTCTTCATTAAAACCCTTTTGActtctctaataattaattatggtcCACTGCATGGTCtatattaaatgatattataataacaaaagtatactttattttatttttcaaaaaaacaatcaatacttcactattcaaaatttaattgttagGAACTACATAACAGTTTGTAGAGTAGAGAAACATAGTTTGTGGGtcataatgaaattttttaaatatttgaccTATAGTTTTGTTAATGGAACTAAACCCATTTAGTGTAGTTTTATTTACTAATTTAGAGGTAAAGTCTTTAGTTTTCATTGTATTTTCTTTGTTGTGGtgttattcaattaatttagtTTGGATTTTTTGTCAcgcttatatattatttttaaataacaaattacatTCATTAATTTAATCGTAAAGATCAcaactaaataattaaactcaTCAAAACAGTATTTTGTACTAAGTTTtcataacttttaaataaaaaaattaactaaaaaaattatatcctGAATCAGTGAAACATCAAATTCAATCATATCCATCatatcaactatatatatatatatatgacaaaattttatcttaataattaaataatttttattcgaTTCTAACTTAAAAACATCTTCATTTGAATTGAGAATCATGACGATAGAAATGTgctaattttctaaatttaatatatatataatgaatcaTAGGAGAGAAACAAAATGGACTCTGTAAGTAATCAATTCCTTACCCACAATAATGTCGGTTTCATCATATATATGAAGTAAAATGATGTTTAGCATTTACTATTGTAGTTGTATcgatcatttattatttttaggtcAATAAAATGTGTGGctcaatttataattatatctgTCATCACATTAATAACCCTGTCGGAATTTATGAGAGCAAATACTCCCAAATGTACATATGTTATACAGATTATTTCAATACTTTTATACATGATTATGatctctaattttttaataataaataaaacactttatAAGAAAGAACAGTAGAATTGAATTGGTTGCCAGCTTTTGTTTCCTTCGATGGTTCGAGATTATGGTATTTGGATAATTTTGTGATGGGTTGACTTCTTTAAAGTGATCAGTACTTTTGTGGATGCTCATTAATTGAAGGATCATTGTACTGTATTGATGTAGTTATGTATTGCTGTCGTTGATGGTATTTTGAATGTTTGTTTTAATGGTTTTCTTACAAGGGCCTTGTTTGGATTTGGatcatttaaatcatttttttaagattatttaaataattttattttatacggGGTTATGAAAAGTTgaattattagttaaaatatttagtgggtattattatttaataaatatatatatatatatatatatatattttttaattgataaattaattaatttgatagataaaaagatagatgttgaatttttcaaataacaaaaatctTTATTCAAAACAGccagaaaaatatatttaattgaaggaattttgaataatgatggtctatttttttctttttctatataaaagaaaagataattatttattatttttaatatctcAAAAACCATGTACACCTAAtaacaaaatcaaatcaatcTTATTTCTTAAGTTGATTCCATTTACTCGTTCAGGTCTATGTAGTTAATTAACAAagaaaatttgtataaattatgaTAAGTGATGTGATAAGTTGGTCAACAAACAATTTAAACCAAAACAACATTAGAAAAATGCTTAGAAGGTTGACAAAGCAAAATTGAACACAACagtcaaattttgaattttgaagttGTCTGCTCTAGAATGCCCAATATATCCATTATGGTTGCATAGTGCCACGACTCTTATTTGTTGGGATTGCTGAGAATCTAATTCAATGCATCCTTGATGAAGATAAGCCTAAACTTACACTAAAGGAGAATTAGGGTTGGTAAGGACCATTTTTTAATGTTGTTGCTGACTCGACCTTGTTTATTAAATGTACGTACAATTTATTGTACTCTAACCACCTCTCAAGTGAAATGGGGTATATAAATTGTAAGTCGGTCATGtaatagagaaaaataatgaGAATTGAGGCTTTTGGTTACCGATAATCTGGtcttcaatataaatatattataaagaaagtCTTTAAACCAAAAATTTATTGTATAGTGAAAATCAATCATAACGTAACAAATCAAAATGAAATTGAGAGGAAGGAATCATGATATTGTTGCACCAAAGTACAAGAGTGTGCGGCCTCAATATGCAAAGTTTGTTTAGAAGAGATTAGAACAAACGCAATGACATCTGACATGTGGTAGAACACGATAGTCATATTTGACACTATCTTATTGCAAATCAATGATCAACCGATTACTTAGCCCAATCAACATCGGCAGACCAATGATCAACAGAGTATCTAGCTCAATCATCGTTAAAATAAGTTGTAATGCGTATAGTGTGAgacattaatataataaaactatgCATTTAGTCAAACAAAGATGTAGTGAAAAATATATGCATGATTGTCACAAAATAAAAAGTTgtaagaatttttaaaaattgacatacacgattaactttaaaatttaacttcGAACGAGAAGTGCAAGTATTAAATGACATCAACAATGTTTCAATACAAGAGTTTCACCAATAAAGTGCAATAGTGAGAAGcttgagaaaaatattgtatataatgGTTTTCCTTAACACGTATTAACAtgagtaaaaatattaattgttgggtaattaattgaatttgaatGTACTGGAGTTTCAATTCAAAAAGAAATTGTGAGATGttaaaatgaattaagtgaAAAAGCTTTACTTAGTCAAGTAATGATAAAGTTAAAAGAAACATAGAACGTAATATATCTTTACACTTCATGATGGTGAAATAAGAATAAGGACATATTAAATTTTTActtgaaaagagaaaaagaactaattaaagaaatgaGTGTATCATGTCATATAATAGGATCTTGATTAAGACCATAATTTGTCTTGTAAAGTGACAAATATAAGTAGGAAAAGTTAATTTGATAAACTTGATAGGTGAGTTCTATATATTTCTTGATTTGATAAACAAGGTAattgagttatatatatttttttgtaaaggTGAATgtgtaaaaaaacattattcacatctaatattcataaataagttattgCTATAAGATACAATAAAGAGAATAATGTCAATTGTTGAAGTACTATAAGTAAAATCCGATTTAGAAATATGTAATTCTAGTAATAAGTTTCTTTCAAAATTAGAATGACCTAATATATCATCTCTATACCAATAACCTTATGCAATATCATTGTGTGTTaaatactattaattaattaattaatgtgtaCACATTGGATATCaacttctttattattttaaaattgattattttaaatatctaaaaaagtttatatacattttttttaataattactcgaattgaaatatatatatcagataattttgattataacaaatccattaattaagaaacaaacattttaattactAAACTATATTAACACATAGagaaacaaacatattataggttttatattaatatgatataaGATATCATATAACTATGAACTTAATTACATAACTCTAGAAggcataaaattttatttgatcacacCTATAGGACATAtgcataaattattataaatatatttctttttaataagaagataattattaattgaataaataagaaGTTACATATTAAAACTTAACttacaaataatacaaaataatatttataaaaataaaagacaaaatttaaaataataaataaatggagAATATCCAATAATCTGATATTTGAGGGTGATTTTAAATAGAAACTCTTTTAGGTTGCATAACGATGAAAAGTAAGAAAGTAGAGCAAGTCCTACAAACCAATCAAGtagtattattaaatattatgagtGGTAATAAAAATTGTCCTTATCTTAAATTGGTAAGTTATGCGGAAAAAAGTTTTGTCAAATGATTATGGATTATCTCTAAATATatggttaaaataataaataaaaaaacaaaatcatataaatcGAGGAAGGAATGTATGTATGaggaaatataaataaaaatataaataattaataactcttaTTGAATAAATGACAAACAATTTCATCTATTTTGTTGCTAAAAAAATGGGCACATTCTACTCGAGAAAAGATTAACAAGATAATTGGTGAGTACAATTAACAAACAACTCACCAAAAACTGAAAAGTTTATTcatattacaaaaatttgagACTAGACTAAACcgaacaaaatataacatcaaGTCAAATATGAGTGggagaaataaatatatgataccATCTTAGTCTCACCTTTCGTCTCtccatattattttttagagaaCTTTATGTGGGTACCCTTAATATGTAACTAATTTacattatatgttttattacaAAACCACTCATGTTATAtgtaagataaaattaaaaataaaataaaacttgtaTTATTACAAACCCCATCTAAATATGTATACCCTTCATcacaattaattcatttaattctATAATCAATCATCTTGATGTTGACGAATGGTGCCTGTAGGTGGCCTAAAATGAATCTATTCTATCCCAAATCTAGCTAGCATAACCTCTATATGGTTGAATGTTTGACAAAAGAATTATTCCTTTAACATATATAGATtctatttaatgttttattttaaaaacaaaaatgtatGATTAGAGATTAATtctcaataaatcaaataagaagttacataataaaaaaaattaagagaatacTAATtgtaattacaaaattaattacataattttatttatttgattaagtatttattttttgaatatataaatataaatttacctttttcattaaaattatataaatcgtATCCGTATAATTTATAgtcttaagattttaaatttaaaattgtaaaattttaatacttaaaattttaatacttaaaattttaaagacgtaaaatgtatcaaatttaactaatttaataatttgccTAAATCCAGAATATTATGActtcattcaaattataaaaatgtaaaattttaatacttaaattgatattttcattgatttgagtcatttttaagACCATGATTTGAAGCAatggattttgtttttaattttgggCATCTAACtcataagttaaaataattattgtcaTCACTTCAATTCAACCATATTTTTCCTCCTAATGAATACAAATTTTGAAGGtcacttttaatttaaaaaaattatatataaataaattaatgaccAATCTCAATAGAGTGAGTCACTATTCACCATCCCACGTTGGGCAATCTGATATCCATCTGTCAGTAGCTCTACATGCATAAGCAAACCACTTGATCATCAAAAtcttgttaaatatttttttccacattaattaattaaatttatattcttcTAAGTAGTCTTTCACCACTATATATACGACATGCCcctcttcttcatttcttcacaAAGAAACCCTCCTTTCATATATACTTTCATTCATCTTTTTTtgatagaaagagaaagaaagatcCAACAATGACCATGTTGCAACATCCTTTGGTGTATGTCTTCGGAATCTTAGGTTTGAAATCGCACCAATGCCCTTTATTTTTCATGTGCTTTCTTTGATAAATTTTGACTTTAAAGTGATTTATGTTGTAGGAAACATCATCTCCTTCGGAGTCTTTCTTGCTCCAATGTAAGACCAAATAAAGCACTTATTTGAATTTGTTATTATCggaactaattaattattaacatttttttatgggTGCAGACCGACATTTTATAAGATTGTGAAGAAGAAATCAACTCAAGGATTTCAATCGGTTCCATACTTGATCGCACTCTTTAGTTGCATGCTATGGATTTACTATGCACTAGTCAAAACCAATGCTTTCTTCCTCATCACAATAAATTCTATTGGATGTGTCATAGAAACCATCTACATTGTCATCTTCCTTATCTATGCAACCAAAAATTCCAGGGTTAGTTATTTACATATGTTTAGGTGTTCAATGTTTATATGGGGTAATGTGTCACGAATGagaaaattgataattttatgacataataaatattattttctaagcatatttattaaaattatttgcaGATTTTGACAGTGAAAATACTGGTTTTGTTGAACATTGGAGTACTTTCATTAATTGTACTTCTCACCCACTTCTTAGTGAAGAGCACCTCAAAAAGGCTAAAAATTCTTGGATGGATCTGCCTAGTATTTAATATCACTGTCTTTGTGGCACCTCTAGGTGTATTGGTAAGTACTCATAATGCATGTATCAAAATTGAATTCACATTTGTAATTTTTATccatgtaataaatattaagtttttttttcattttattattaaaaataataatacttataaactattttgtaagagataaatttttcaaaaatcacaCAAAATAACATTTAGATTTGTCTTATTAATTCAAAAGAACAAGGCTAAAATTTAAGGATTTCCAAAGACCCCAATCAAATAAAGAACagttcatttttataaaaacaaaattaaaaaaattgtctaTGAATGAGATTTGTTTTGTCTGACAACAGAAACAGGTGATTCGAACAAAGAGTGCAGAGTTCATGCCTTTTCCACTTTCCGCTTGCTTGACCCTCAATGCGGTTGCTTGGTTCTTTTATGGTTTGTTGCTTAAAGATTACTTTATCGCGGTGAGTCTCAATTTCAACTAGATCTAcatgtaattatatttgaagatatattttgttttgttccTTATTCTTCAAGTTACAAGTGTTtcgtttttgtttattttgtatagCTCCCAAACATCCTTGGTTTCGTCTTTGGGATCATCCAAATGATCCTCTATTTTATCTACAAGAACCACAAAGATGGCCCTAAGCAACAGATGGCCATGAACTCA is drawn from Impatiens glandulifera chromosome 3, dImpGla2.1, whole genome shotgun sequence and contains these coding sequences:
- the LOC124932536 gene encoding bidirectional sugar transporter SWEET14-like, whose protein sequence is MTMLQHPLVYVFGILGNIISFGVFLAPIPTFYKIVKKKSTQGFQSVPYLIALFSCMLWIYYALVKTNAFFLITINSIGCVIETIYIVIFLIYATKNSRILTVKILVLLNIGVLSLIVLLTHFLVKSTSKRLKILGWICLVFNITVFVAPLGVLKQVIRTKSAEFMPFPLSACLTLNAVAWFFYGLLLKDYFIALPNILGFVFGIIQMILYFIYKNHKDGPKQQMAMNSIVTDPKDTIDAAHHGLENPVCISLPISQAIVQENHQRDHSQPSFGQV